A genomic stretch from Chitinophagaceae bacterium includes:
- a CDS encoding SusC/RagA family TonB-linked outer membrane protein: protein MKLLCLLLIATFFKTHAGGFAQTIDLSVDQVSLETVFKEIKKQTGYRFIYMKEQLRATKPVSIHVQKAGLKQVLDLCFYQQPFRYVIEDRYIIVQPLKEEKIETDKKQLIDIRGRVVDERGDAVSGVTVKIKDTNTATATDADGMFQFKGIEDGSVLLFSGTNVEDYTFRITDNKDLIIRLKTKIGKLDEVQVIAYGSTTQRMNTGNVSKISSSVIERQPVANPVAALQGRAAGVFVTTQNGMPGGNVSVQIRGKGSINAGTDPLYVIDGVPFGSTPLSNGFNVLSTGINGAISPLNSINPSDIESIEILKDADATAIYGSRAANGVVLITTKKGKAGKTRFDVSVYTGFNEVSAFPAMLGLSDYLRLRREGFTNDNVLPTTSNAYDLLVWDTTKGTDWADYILGGRASVTNVQLSVSGGNEQTNFRIGGNYRKEGTVLPGHEVYQRGGAHFVLQHQTSDHKFQVTLKSSYSTDDNNLLASSVFSILTLPPNLPMYDQAGNYNWTGINDVNPAAVLKQTSNSKAKNLLTNLLLQYDFGKGVRFKTSIGYQTIDLDQVMLFPKATINPLIGSESTAHYGDNRNSVFSIEPQLEYTHSFQYSTFSVLTGAAFQNNVREGSLVTGKNYSNENLLAFAGAAGTISATNSYSQYKYASLFSRVHYDYKEKYLLNVNFRRDGSSRFGPGKRFGNFGSVGAAWVFNREVFFKDISFVSYGKLRASFGLTGNDLIPGYQYLSTYGTNGTNYQGVTGLAPTRTANANFGWESNRKFEAALEAGFLKNRILFNLVYYQHRSGNQLIDYPLPYTSGPFGSYLANLPALIENRGWEFDFTTTVIRNEKISLSVTGNISLPKNELLKYPGLASSSFAYTYVIGEDLSIRKTLHFTGINTQTGLPEYEDVNKDGVVSLPGDYVIAGKTSPDYYGGFGTEFRYKQFELSLFFQYSKQFATGSSTIAGTRSNKFAIAMSRWQKPGDITTIGKAAVTVTSAYTNLAQSDAVFYNASYLRFKNISAAYQLPTRIISRLKLQQIRFYLEAQNLFTWRRQGNLYDPETANTGIAPMKTIAAGIQLNF, encoded by the coding sequence ATGAAACTGCTATGCCTGCTGCTCATAGCCACCTTCTTTAAAACACATGCAGGAGGTTTTGCACAAACGATTGATTTGTCTGTCGATCAGGTTTCCTTAGAAACTGTCTTTAAAGAAATCAAAAAACAAACAGGGTACCGATTTATTTATATGAAAGAACAACTGCGTGCCACAAAGCCGGTAAGTATTCATGTACAGAAGGCAGGGCTAAAGCAGGTACTTGATTTGTGTTTTTATCAACAGCCTTTCCGTTATGTTATTGAAGACAGATATATCATTGTGCAACCATTAAAAGAAGAGAAGATTGAAACAGACAAAAAACAACTGATTGATATCAGAGGAAGAGTTGTTGATGAAAGAGGAGATGCAGTGAGCGGCGTTACTGTAAAAATAAAAGATACTAATACTGCAACTGCTACTGATGCTGATGGTATGTTTCAATTCAAAGGGATTGAAGATGGGTCTGTGCTGTTATTCAGCGGAACAAATGTTGAAGATTATACTTTCCGGATTACAGACAACAAGGATTTAATTATACGATTGAAAACAAAAATCGGGAAGCTGGATGAGGTACAGGTGATTGCTTATGGAAGTACCACACAACGAATGAATACAGGTAATGTGAGCAAGATCAGCAGCTCTGTTATTGAACGGCAACCTGTAGCGAATCCAGTAGCCGCCTTACAGGGAAGGGCAGCCGGTGTGTTTGTAACAACACAGAACGGAATGCCGGGAGGCAATGTAAGTGTTCAGATAAGAGGGAAGGGTTCCATTAATGCAGGAACAGATCCATTGTATGTAATAGATGGTGTACCATTTGGCAGTACTCCTTTGAGCAATGGATTTAATGTGCTCAGTACAGGTATCAATGGAGCCATCAGCCCATTGAACAGTATTAATCCTTCTGATATTGAAAGCATTGAAATTTTAAAAGATGCAGATGCCACTGCGATCTATGGTTCAAGAGCTGCGAATGGTGTTGTACTGATTACCACCAAGAAAGGAAAAGCTGGAAAAACAAGATTTGATGTTTCTGTTTATACGGGGTTCAATGAAGTTTCTGCTTTCCCTGCCATGCTTGGACTAAGTGATTATTTACGATTACGCAGAGAAGGTTTTACAAATGACAATGTACTGCCCACTACAAGCAATGCATACGATTTATTAGTATGGGACACAACTAAAGGAACTGACTGGGCCGATTATATTTTAGGAGGAAGGGCTTCTGTTACCAATGTTCAGTTATCTGTTTCGGGAGGGAATGAACAAACGAATTTCAGGATTGGAGGAAATTACCGGAAAGAAGGAACAGTATTGCCCGGGCATGAGGTATATCAGCGTGGTGGCGCACATTTTGTGCTGCAGCATCAAACCAGTGATCATAAATTTCAAGTGACCCTTAAAAGCAGTTACAGTACAGATGATAACAACCTGCTTGCTTCTTCTGTGTTCAGCATCTTAACATTACCTCCCAATCTGCCCATGTATGACCAGGCAGGAAATTATAACTGGACAGGGATTAATGATGTAAATCCTGCTGCTGTTTTAAAACAGACTTCAAACAGTAAAGCAAAAAATTTACTGACCAATCTTTTACTTCAATATGATTTTGGAAAAGGGGTTCGTTTTAAAACCAGTATCGGTTATCAAACGATTGATCTTGACCAGGTGATGTTATTCCCGAAGGCTACTATTAATCCGCTTATTGGTTCTGAGAGTACTGCTCATTATGGTGATAACAGGAATTCTGTTTTTTCGATTGAGCCTCAATTAGAATATACTCATTCGTTTCAGTATTCAACATTCAGTGTGTTAACAGGAGCTGCATTTCAGAATAACGTGCGTGAAGGAAGCCTGGTAACAGGAAAGAATTACAGTAATGAAAATTTACTTGCATTTGCCGGGGCGGCGGGAACTATATCAGCAACGAACAGTTACAGTCAGTATAAATATGCATCCCTATTTAGCAGGGTGCATTATGATTATAAAGAAAAGTATTTGCTGAATGTAAACTTCAGAAGGGATGGATCTTCCCGTTTCGGACCGGGTAAGCGGTTTGGCAATTTTGGTTCGGTTGGTGCGGCATGGGTGTTTAACAGGGAGGTATTTTTCAAAGACATTTCTTTTGTGAGTTATGGTAAGTTAAGAGCCAGTTTTGGGCTTACAGGAAATGATCTGATACCGGGTTATCAATACCTGAGTACGTATGGTACAAACGGAACAAACTACCAGGGAGTAACGGGGCTTGCGCCAACGAGAACTGCGAATGCAAATTTTGGATGGGAGAGTAATCGAAAGTTTGAAGCAGCCCTGGAAGCCGGGTTTCTTAAAAACAGGATACTGTTTAATCTTGTGTATTATCAGCATAGAAGCGGTAACCAATTAATTGATTATCCATTGCCTTATACAAGCGGTCCGTTTGGAAGTTATCTTGCCAACCTGCCAGCTTTGATTGAGAACAGGGGATGGGAGTTTGATTTTACCACTACTGTTATACGTAATGAGAAAATCAGTTTATCCGTTACAGGAAATATCAGTTTACCGAAGAACGAACTGCTGAAATATCCCGGCCTTGCTTCTTCCAGTTTTGCCTATACTTATGTGATTGGAGAAGACCTTTCCATCCGCAAGACACTTCATTTTACAGGTATCAATACTCAAACAGGTTTGCCGGAATATGAAGATGTAAATAAAGATGGAGTTGTCAGTTTGCCAGGAGATTATGTAATTGCGGGAAAAACATCTCCTGATTATTATGGTGGTTTTGGAACTGAGTTCCGCTATAAGCAATTTGAACTATCACTGTTTTTTCAATACAGTAAGCAATTTGCAACAGGCAGTTCAACTATTGCAGGAACAAGGAGTAATAAGTTTGCGATTGCAATGAGCAGGTGGCAAAAGCCAGGTGATATTACAACTATTGGAAAAGCCGCTGTTACTGTAACAAGTGCTTATACGAATCTTGCACAATCGGATGCTGTATTTTATAATGCCTCTTATTTACGATTTAAAAATATATCTGCTGCCTACCAACTGCCGACAAGAATCATTTCCAGGCTTAAACTGCAGCAAATCCGTTTTTATCTTGAAGCACAGAATTTATTTACATGGCGCAGGCAGGGAAATTTATATGACCCTGAAACAGCTAATACGGGGATTGCTCCCATGAAGACTATTGCCGCAGGTATTCAACTCAACTTTTAA
- a CDS encoding RagB/SusD family nutrient uptake outer membrane protein, protein MKKYLTGFYGFIILTSFISCSKLVETGVPKTQLTTANVFNDDQSATAVVSSIYAQFNTGISGNVSTHFGLYTDELNTTSSNASTLEYYNGSVSAINSTNLMVWRGFYSVIYQCNALLERIDDVPAITNAVRKQLKGECLFLRALCLFYSVNIYGDIPLLVTTDLGVTSVAPRSTVTEIYQQIEKDLQDAKMLLPETYVNAEKVRANKWAVAALQSRVYLFQKKWVQAEAAATEVIASGIYDSSIPLNSIFLKNSKETILQFWTQNGFTQTGNLFIPSGSSTPGYFLPDGLLNSFEIGDQRKTAWLKTAVIGVQSYTYPYKYKNRSTTTGINAEYVMLLRLSEQYLNRAEARAEQDNLTGAKADLDVIRIRAGLPNSIAVTKNALLLLIEQERKVEFFGEWGQRFFDLKRTERLTIINQAIKPNWKAGSVLLPIPQYEVLNNPNLQQNPGY, encoded by the coding sequence ATGAAAAAATATTTGACAGGGTTCTATGGGTTTATTATTCTGACCAGTTTTATTTCCTGTTCTAAACTGGTTGAAACAGGCGTACCTAAAACGCAGCTAACAACTGCAAATGTTTTTAACGATGACCAGTCTGCAACAGCTGTTGTTTCTTCCATCTATGCACAGTTTAATACAGGAATTTCAGGGAATGTGAGCACTCATTTTGGATTGTATACAGATGAATTGAATACAACCAGCTCTAATGCATCCACTCTTGAATATTACAACGGATCGGTTTCCGCTATCAACAGTACAAACCTTATGGTATGGCGGGGTTTTTATTCGGTGATATATCAATGCAATGCTTTACTGGAACGTATTGATGATGTACCGGCAATTACAAATGCTGTGAGAAAACAATTAAAGGGAGAATGTTTATTTCTAAGGGCACTCTGTTTGTTTTATTCAGTGAATATATACGGCGATATTCCACTTTTGGTTACAACTGATTTAGGTGTAACCTCTGTTGCACCCAGAAGTACTGTTACCGAAATCTACCAGCAAATTGAAAAAGATTTACAGGATGCAAAAATGCTGTTACCTGAAACCTATGTAAATGCGGAAAAAGTAAGAGCAAATAAATGGGCAGTTGCCGCTTTGCAATCAAGAGTTTATCTTTTTCAGAAAAAATGGGTGCAGGCTGAAGCAGCTGCAACAGAAGTAATTGCCTCCGGTATTTATGATTCTTCTATTCCATTGAACAGCATTTTTTTAAAGAACAGTAAGGAAACCATTCTCCAGTTCTGGACGCAAAACGGGTTTACACAAACAGGGAATTTATTTATACCAAGCGGAAGCTCAACTCCGGGTTATTTTTTACCTGATGGACTACTGAACAGTTTTGAAATTGGGGATCAACGCAAAACAGCCTGGCTGAAAACAGCAGTAATTGGAGTGCAATCTTATACTTATCCCTATAAATATAAAAACAGAAGTACAACTACAGGGATCAATGCTGAATATGTTATGTTGCTACGATTAAGTGAACAATACCTGAACCGTGCAGAAGCAAGGGCTGAACAGGATAACCTGACAGGTGCCAAAGCTGATCTTGATGTGATCAGAATAAGGGCGGGATTGCCAAACAGTATTGCAGTTACAAAGAATGCATTGCTGCTTTTAATAGAACAGGAACGGAAGGTTGAATTTTTTGGAGAGTGGGGGCAACGTTTTTTTGATTTGAAACGAACTGAACGTTTAACAATTATTAACCAGGCGATAAAGCCAAACTGGAAAGCAGGTTCAGTACTGCTTCCAATACCACAGTACGAGGTTTTGAATAATCCCAATCTGCAGCAGAACCCCGGGTATTAA
- a CDS encoding DUF4974 domain-containing protein: MQFIVKVNGIEVEVVGTHFNINAYKDDAVVKTTLLEGKVKVRRKPGGDGRESAVGRREEEGVSGEVILQPGEQAVAGMNGVITLNKGINTEEIIAWKNGWFYFKDASIETVMQQAARWYNIEVVYQIKIKQHFNAEVLRSESIEKLLKLLELTDAVHFKIENKTIYVLP, from the coding sequence ATGCAATTTATTGTAAAGGTGAATGGTATTGAAGTTGAGGTAGTGGGAACGCATTTTAATATCAATGCGTATAAGGATGATGCGGTTGTGAAGACTACGTTGTTAGAAGGGAAGGTGAAGGTGAGAAGAAAGCCGGGAGGCGATGGTCGTGAGTCGGCAGTCGGGAGACGTGAGGAAGAAGGCGTGAGTGGTGAAGTGATTTTACAACCGGGGGAACAGGCTGTAGCAGGAATGAACGGAGTGATTACATTGAATAAGGGAATCAATACAGAAGAGATTATTGCCTGGAAAAACGGATGGTTTTATTTTAAAGATGCTTCGATAGAAACTGTAATGCAACAGGCGGCAAGATGGTATAATATAGAAGTTGTTTACCAAATAAAAATCAAGCAGCATTTTAATGCAGAAGTATTACGCAGTGAATCAATTGAAAAACTGCTGAAGCTTCTTGAACTTACGGATGCTGTTCATTTCAAGATTGAAAACAAAACGATTTATGTATTACCCTGA
- a CDS encoding cation transporter has product MTHTYSVSGMTCSSCQSKVQDLLSKVTGVQHVSIDLAKAEAVIEMDKHIATSEFKQALKNYPKYQLNEILQPQRVELSFPEADVSKTWFETYKPIVLIFAYITGTSLLAEWMNGAFTPMRWMNHFMTGFFLVFSFFKLLNLRGFAESYSMYDIIAKKWNGWGYIYAFTELALGIAFLTGFNPLLTNSITFVIMTVSIIGVLQSVLNKRTIKCACLGDVFNLPMSTVTIIEDALMIVMSVAMLLAIFME; this is encoded by the coding sequence ATGACACATACTTATTCTGTAAGCGGAATGACCTGCAGCAGTTGCCAGTCAAAAGTGCAGGATTTATTATCAAAGGTTACCGGGGTTCAACATGTATCTATTGATTTAGCAAAGGCAGAGGCTGTTATTGAAATGGACAAACATATTGCCACAAGTGAATTTAAGCAAGCACTAAAAAATTATCCAAAGTACCAGTTAAATGAAATACTTCAACCGCAAAGAGTTGAACTTTCATTTCCAGAAGCAGATGTGTCAAAGACATGGTTTGAAACCTACAAGCCTATTGTATTAATCTTTGCCTACATAACAGGAACCAGTTTGCTGGCTGAATGGATGAACGGAGCATTTACCCCCATGCGGTGGATGAATCATTTCATGACGGGCTTTTTCTTAGTCTTTTCATTTTTTAAATTACTTAATCTCAGGGGCTTTGCAGAGAGCTACAGCATGTATGATATCATTGCAAAGAAATGGAACGGCTGGGGCTATATCTATGCTTTTACTGAACTTGCTTTGGGGATTGCTTTTCTTACAGGGTTTAACCCCCTGCTTACCAACAGCATTACATTTGTTATTATGACTGTGAGCATCATCGGGGTATTGCAAAGTGTATTGAATAAACGTACAATTAAATGTGCCTGTTTAGGGGATGTGTTTAACCTGCCGATGAGTACGGTTACTATCATTGAAGATGCCTTAATGATTGTTATGAGTGTGGCAATGCTGCTGGCAATCTTTATGGAATGA
- a CDS encoding helix-turn-helix transcriptional regulator, with protein MVCSRCILVVKQELDKLKLATTRVSMGEVEFAKTPTEKQLSILNERLKETGFEILDNQKQKQIETIKNKLIKKIQSGEVEEHFSISDFLSKAIQKDYSYISRLFSEVEGITVEQYFILQKTEKVKEWLVYGELNLSEISFRLGYSSVAHLSAQFKKVTGLTASHFKKLGSSNRHALDKVHYKQV; from the coding sequence ATGGTTTGTAGCCGTTGTATACTGGTAGTTAAACAGGAACTTGATAAACTGAAGTTGGCAACAACCCGGGTAAGTATGGGCGAAGTAGAGTTTGCTAAAACCCCAACAGAGAAACAGTTAAGTATTTTGAATGAAAGATTAAAAGAAACCGGATTTGAGATATTAGATAACCAGAAACAAAAGCAAATTGAAACCATCAAAAACAAACTGATCAAAAAAATACAGTCAGGAGAAGTGGAGGAACATTTCAGTATCAGTGATTTCCTGAGCAAGGCCATACAAAAAGACTACAGTTATATTTCCCGCCTATTTTCTGAGGTAGAAGGCATTACTGTTGAACAGTATTTTATTCTGCAGAAAACAGAAAAGGTAAAAGAGTGGCTTGTGTACGGAGAGCTGAACCTCAGTGAAATTTCATTCCGTTTAGGATACAGCAGTGTAGCTCACTTATCGGCACAATTTAAAAAAGTTACCGGGTTAACGGCAAGCCATTTTAAAAAACTTGGCAGTTCAAACCGGCATGCACTGGATAAAGTACATTACAAACAGGTATAA
- a CDS encoding DUF3347 domain-containing protein, whose amino-acid sequence MKKLFFSLIAVSTIVFTACNNSSTKTETEKHDMGTMSKDNMQEATAPVDKEVKTVAVTYTNVDVKIAASIKEIVDHYLHIKNALVNDNGSEAAGGAKAMEAVISKLDKSFFTADQKQVYDEMEADLKEHAEHIGKNGDKIKHQRSHFASLSEDVYELVKAFGGGRALYHDHCPMYNDNKGAMWISELKEVKNPYYGAEMLTCGTVEEAIQ is encoded by the coding sequence ATGAAAAAACTATTCTTCAGTTTAATCGCTGTCAGCACGATCGTCTTCACGGCGTGTAATAACAGTTCCACTAAAACTGAAACTGAAAAGCATGATATGGGTACTATGAGTAAAGACAACATGCAAGAGGCAACAGCCCCGGTTGATAAAGAGGTAAAAACAGTTGCTGTAACTTACACCAATGTTGATGTAAAGATTGCTGCTTCTATTAAAGAAATTGTTGATCATTACCTGCACATCAAAAATGCACTGGTCAATGATAATGGAAGTGAGGCTGCCGGTGGTGCAAAGGCAATGGAAGCTGTTATCAGCAAGCTCGATAAATCATTCTTTACTGCAGATCAGAAGCAAGTGTATGATGAAATGGAGGCAGACCTGAAAGAACATGCAGAGCATATCGGAAAGAATGGAGATAAGATCAAACATCAGCGTTCGCATTTTGCATCGTTAAGTGAAGATGTGTATGAACTGGTGAAAGCATTTGGCGGAGGCAGGGCTTTGTATCATGATCATTGCCCGATGTATAATGATAACAAAGGAGCCATGTGGATCAGTGAACTGAAGGAAGTGAAGAATCCTTATTACGGAGCGGAAATGCTTACATGCGGAACAGTTGAAGAAGCCATTCAATAA
- a CDS encoding helix-turn-helix transcriptional regulator produces the protein MTSRHETLTNKELVWNELLPDSFSGIRLPGSTLLSVQDKFGALTIQEYNAPGFSLLYAVAELHEPFAYKTKTDFSGWYQHILLKGNQTAYSSSGLQWTLFKNQCIVLKSVSPEIITTFNKPGIYTSITILFSTSLLEELLPFFPQLHEQYLSEKQIHYSVSPAFWSGIEILDAVQSIINCTYETQLRQYFYDTRIKDILFYLMLQVSNTNNFEKQLSQKEIEAVTLAEQIITKDITAHIRIPELAKKIALNETTFKLAFKKVYGMGPYEYLILLRMKKAVIWLQEGKSVKETAALTGYRPSDFTAAFIKHYGFKPSSVKKK, from the coding sequence ATGACCAGCCGCCATGAAACACTGACTAATAAGGAACTTGTTTGGAACGAACTTCTGCCTGATTCATTTTCAGGCATCCGTCTTCCGGGCAGCACACTATTGTCTGTACAGGATAAATTTGGTGCACTAACAATTCAGGAATACAATGCTCCTGGCTTTTCACTTTTGTATGCTGTAGCTGAACTGCACGAACCTTTCGCATATAAAACAAAAACAGATTTCTCCGGTTGGTATCAGCACATTCTGTTAAAGGGAAACCAAACTGCATACTCATCTTCCGGTCTTCAATGGACATTATTCAAAAATCAATGCATTGTTTTGAAATCTGTCTCTCCTGAAATAATAACAACTTTCAACAAGCCGGGTATCTATACATCAATAACCATTCTTTTCTCTACATCATTATTGGAAGAACTGCTTCCTTTTTTTCCGCAGTTACATGAACAGTATCTGTCTGAAAAGCAGATTCATTATTCGGTCTCACCAGCCTTTTGGTCTGGCATTGAAATCCTCGATGCTGTACAATCAATTATAAACTGCACCTATGAAACGCAACTGAGACAATATTTCTATGATACCAGGATAAAAGATATTCTGTTCTACCTGATGCTGCAAGTAAGCAACACGAACAACTTTGAAAAACAGTTATCTCAAAAAGAAATCGAAGCAGTTACATTGGCAGAACAGATTATTACGAAAGACATCACTGCTCATATTCGCATTCCCGAACTGGCAAAGAAAATTGCTCTCAATGAAACCACGTTTAAACTTGCCTTCAAAAAAGTATATGGAATGGGGCCCTATGAATATCTCATACTCCTGCGGATGAAGAAAGCAGTTATCTGGTTACAGGAAGGAAAATCAGTAAAAGAAACAGCGGCTCTTACAGGTTATCGTCCATCCGATTTTACTGCAGCATTTATCAAACACTATGGATTTAAGCCCAGCTCTGTGAAAAAGAAATAA
- a CDS encoding redoxin domain-containing protein, with protein MKRLFFALCFCSVCFYAHTQNNKVLRIGDTLPAITVTVLSGDGVLNIPLASFYKDKPVILDFWATWCGSCVKTMAEADSLIKKSGNGFGLVPISYEDRKTVGAFVKKNKVMQKLPFSYVAEDTILMGRMISFKQLPHEVWVGKDGVIKAITYAEELTTENTDAFVKNEVLYLPVKNDLVDFDLSKPLPVESKEILYRSVLTAYKPGISASIGSFSPAYTQHILVSRFSAFNSSILQMFYAAFSQSRGLIKKERVELHIKDSTGLDPYEYLQHGTRRQRIPYLYCYERILPQKVTEDVFYKGLLNDLNQLFPFNANIEKRKMMCWVLVNRQPKMNPGTKGFAPKTKWLQGNITNFTNQTMAVLVDYLNWNMNMAVIDESGFLKSFDMDLDIDAIIQNNRVVLNTEKVQLNLRRYGFELVQEERMTDVLVIREKNL; from the coding sequence ATGAAAAGGTTATTCTTTGCACTCTGCTTTTGCAGTGTATGTTTTTATGCCCATACACAAAACAATAAAGTACTTCGTATAGGTGATACATTACCTGCCATTACTGTTACTGTTTTAAGCGGTGACGGAGTATTAAACATTCCACTTGCCAGTTTCTATAAGGACAAACCGGTGATCCTCGATTTCTGGGCGACCTGGTGCGGCTCCTGTGTAAAGACAATGGCAGAGGCAGATTCACTTATAAAAAAATCAGGTAATGGATTTGGATTAGTACCAATCAGTTATGAAGACCGGAAAACAGTGGGGGCATTTGTCAAAAAAAATAAAGTGATGCAAAAATTACCCTTCTCTTATGTAGCAGAGGATACAATATTGATGGGAAGAATGATCAGCTTCAAACAACTGCCGCATGAGGTTTGGGTGGGGAAGGATGGAGTGATTAAGGCAATTACTTATGCAGAGGAGTTGACGACAGAGAATACAGATGCGTTTGTTAAGAATGAAGTATTGTATTTACCTGTAAAAAATGATCTTGTTGATTTTGATCTGTCCAAACCTTTGCCAGTTGAGTCAAAAGAAATACTGTACCGTTCAGTATTGACAGCTTATAAGCCTGGTATTTCAGCATCGATTGGAAGCTTTAGTCCAGCTTACACACAACATATTTTAGTAAGCAGGTTTTCTGCCTTTAACAGCAGTATTCTGCAAATGTTTTATGCAGCCTTTTCACAAAGCAGAGGGTTAATAAAAAAAGAGCGAGTAGAACTGCACATTAAAGATTCAACAGGATTAGATCCATATGAATATTTACAACATGGAACAAGGAGGCAAAGAATTCCTTATCTATATTGTTATGAACGGATACTTCCACAAAAAGTAACCGAAGATGTTTTTTATAAGGGATTGTTGAACGATCTGAATCAACTCTTTCCCTTTAATGCAAATATTGAGAAAAGAAAAATGATGTGCTGGGTGCTGGTTAACCGGCAACCCAAAATGAATCCAGGAACTAAAGGGTTTGCACCAAAAACAAAATGGCTACAGGGAAACATAACAAATTTTACCAACCAAACAATGGCAGTGCTTGTTGATTACCTGAATTGGAATATGAACATGGCTGTTATAGATGAGAGTGGTTTTTTAAAATCATTTGATATGGATTTGGATATCGATGCAATTATTCAGAATAACCGTGTTGTACTAAATACAGAAAAAGTACAACTCAATTTACGGAGGTATGGGTTTGAGCTTGTACAGGAAGAAAGAATGACGGATGTACTTGTTATCAGAGAAAAGAACTTATAG
- a CDS encoding FecR domain-containing protein, with amino-acid sequence MKDIEGNNREEEAQRIAYLTAGFIKRTLNDAEHDELDAWITASDANQRLFEELISPEGIAKGMQERNAIDTEAALQKIKEQIRFQPQEEKKGKVFQLFYRAAAAVVLIAGAYLIYTMMNRKPNPERVTVQTNAIQPGGNYALFTLGTGKKIRLADMKNGLIDSTDGSEVLKVADGQLSYVDNEQTNEEQHLLTTPIGGQYNVLLPDGSRVWLNAASSLKYPVSFHGKERVVELTGEGYFEVKP; translated from the coding sequence ATGAAAGACATTGAAGGCAATAACAGGGAAGAGGAGGCGCAACGGATCGCTTATTTAACGGCCGGTTTTATTAAGCGTACACTTAATGATGCAGAGCATGATGAGCTGGATGCATGGATCACTGCAAGTGATGCAAATCAGCGATTGTTTGAAGAACTGATCAGTCCGGAAGGAATTGCAAAAGGTATGCAGGAAAGAAATGCGATTGATACGGAAGCAGCCCTGCAAAAAATCAAAGAACAAATTCGTTTTCAACCACAGGAAGAAAAGAAAGGAAAAGTATTTCAACTGTTTTACCGTGCAGCTGCGGCTGTTGTGCTGATTGCAGGGGCTTACCTGATTTATACAATGATGAACCGAAAACCAAACCCTGAGCGGGTAACTGTACAGACCAATGCCATACAGCCAGGCGGGAACTACGCCCTGTTCACTTTGGGAACCGGAAAAAAAATCAGGCTTGCGGATATGAAGAATGGTTTGATTGATTCAACAGACGGCAGCGAGGTATTGAAAGTTGCTGATGGACAATTAAGCTATGTAGATAATGAACAAACCAATGAAGAACAGCATTTGCTTACAACTCCTATTGGAGGACAATACAATGTTTTATTACCAGACGGAAGCAGGGTGTGGTTAAATGCAGCATCGAGTTTGAAATATCCTGTAAGTTTTCACGGAAAGGAAAGAGTGGTTGAATTAACAGGAGAGGGATATTTTGAAGTAAAACCCTAG